In Aristaeella hokkaidonensis, the following are encoded in one genomic region:
- a CDS encoding helix-turn-helix domain-containing protein — protein sequence MKSKSITFYRYILSYALVLFLPIVLLFTLFNSILLDRYKQEIADNNTRLLTQIQENMDTQLEQLINISFMIQNNAVVNLRTNEGDVVAARKAVDTLNVLHSVSSLPDYLITYRSGTEYCFTSSSRIRPEKLFSDQLVYAGHTLEDFYATVDRPENIVTWPADTVRQYGGQEAEYVTLFISVSGNVRTPKLRTAYLIPSSRIRNNVGRVTEEYGGSVQITDSDGTLLLGIGPVSREEYLQAGEPAADGSVQAGGEKYLLSSAHSSLVGWDYTVLIPARVIEAPMYNMRRVMILLLVAVSILGATTVYFLSNLHYKPLKRLTEKALSSHEPQPGDSRTGRTDEMRQVEAVLDALAQESRSSRLALEESRDVLLQSGLRRLLAGEYSPRLKEDLARNGLALSDNDQYRVAVLDCDRSRAAALREEAGVFMASLSFGRQDAVLCSSLPGEGSFAILFPGAAEDDRAEDSFYSLKGRLEDVCGVPVSVGLSLPRPAQEIGTAYSQAVRALQFRLVRGSGCLVTYSSDLDTASSLQNYPREQLEQLQWYLLQRDPENVSRLLHRLLDNLQKGPVSFNFVRMVCFDVVNTTVSTLYTGKQGSPAPTVQPEMLEQLISFDTVPELVELLEQFVDETCASLKTLQPDSGDDRLQEMKAYIEENCFDEIFSLQAMADRFSLTPSNLSHYFKSCAGQGVLEYVQAQRKKEACRLLSQTDEPVQIVGARVGMPNVSSFIRFFKQQTGITPGQYRKQAHASTPEE from the coding sequence ATGAAAAGCAAAAGTATTACCTTCTATCGCTATATTCTTTCCTACGCGCTCGTGCTTTTTCTGCCGATCGTCCTTCTTTTTACGCTCTTCAATTCCATCCTCCTGGACCGCTATAAGCAGGAAATCGCCGACAACAACACCCGCCTGCTGACCCAGATCCAGGAAAACATGGATACCCAGCTGGAACAGCTGATCAACATCTCCTTCATGATCCAGAACAATGCCGTAGTGAATCTCCGGACCAATGAAGGCGACGTGGTGGCAGCCCGGAAAGCAGTGGATACCCTGAACGTCCTGCATTCCGTCTCTTCCCTGCCGGACTACCTGATCACCTACCGGTCCGGGACAGAATACTGCTTCACCTCTTCCTCCCGGATCCGCCCGGAAAAGCTGTTTTCCGACCAGCTGGTATATGCCGGCCACACACTGGAAGACTTCTACGCCACCGTGGACCGGCCTGAAAACATCGTCACCTGGCCGGCGGATACCGTGCGCCAGTACGGCGGACAGGAAGCGGAGTATGTCACACTCTTCATCTCTGTCTCCGGCAATGTGAGAACTCCCAAGCTGCGCACCGCCTACCTGATTCCTTCCTCCCGGATCCGGAATAACGTCGGCCGGGTCACGGAGGAATACGGCGGAAGCGTCCAGATCACCGATTCTGACGGTACGCTGCTGCTGGGCATCGGTCCGGTTTCCCGGGAAGAATACCTGCAGGCCGGAGAACCGGCCGCCGACGGATCTGTCCAGGCCGGCGGAGAAAAGTACCTCCTCTCCTCCGCCCACTCCTCGCTGGTCGGCTGGGACTATACCGTACTGATCCCCGCCCGGGTGATTGAAGCGCCGATGTACAATATGCGGCGGGTGATGATCCTGCTGCTGGTTGCGGTTTCCATCCTGGGAGCCACCACTGTCTATTTCCTTTCCAACCTGCATTACAAGCCCCTGAAGCGGCTGACCGAAAAAGCCCTGAGCAGCCATGAGCCGCAGCCGGGCGATTCCCGCACCGGCCGTACAGATGAGATGCGCCAGGTGGAAGCCGTGCTGGATGCCCTGGCCCAGGAAAGCCGGTCCAGCCGCCTCGCGCTGGAAGAAAGCCGCGACGTCCTGCTGCAAAGCGGACTGCGCAGGCTGCTTGCCGGTGAATACAGCCCCCGGCTGAAAGAAGATCTTGCCCGCAACGGCCTGGCTCTTTCCGATAACGACCAATACAGGGTTGCCGTGCTGGACTGCGACCGGAGCCGGGCTGCCGCCCTGCGGGAGGAAGCAGGCGTCTTCATGGCCTCCCTGTCCTTCGGACGGCAGGACGCGGTGCTCTGCTCCAGCCTGCCGGGTGAAGGCAGTTTCGCCATCCTCTTCCCCGGTGCCGCTGAGGATGACAGGGCCGAAGACAGCTTTTACAGCCTGAAGGGCCGGCTGGAAGACGTCTGCGGCGTACCCGTTTCCGTCGGTCTCAGCCTTCCCCGCCCCGCGCAGGAAATCGGCACGGCTTACAGCCAGGCCGTCCGCGCGCTGCAATTCCGCCTGGTACGTGGCAGCGGCTGCCTGGTAACATACTCTTCCGACCTGGATACCGCCTCTTCCCTGCAGAACTATCCCCGGGAGCAGCTGGAACAGCTGCAGTGGTACCTGCTGCAGCGGGATCCGGAAAATGTTTCCCGCCTCCTGCACCGCCTGCTGGACAACCTGCAGAAAGGACCCGTCTCCTTCAACTTCGTCCGGATGGTCTGCTTCGACGTGGTGAACACCACCGTAAGCACCCTCTATACCGGAAAGCAGGGCTCCCCCGCCCCCACAGTACAGCCCGAGATGCTGGAGCAGCTGATCTCCTTTGACACGGTACCGGAACTGGTGGAACTGCTGGAGCAGTTTGTGGATGAGACCTGCGCCTCCCTGAAAACCCTGCAGCCGGACAGCGGCGATGACCGCCTGCAGGAAATGAAGGCCTACATAGAGGAAAACTGCTTTGACGAAATCTTCTCCCTGCAGGCCATGGCGGACCGCTTCAGCCTGACGCCCTCCAACCTGTCTCACTATTTCAAAAGCTGCGCGGGACAGGGTGTTCTGGAATATGTGCAGGCACAGCGCAAAAAAGAAGCCTGCCGGCTGTTGTCGCAGACTGATGAACCTGTGCAGATTGTGGGCGCCCGGGTGGGCATGCCCAATGTGTCTTCCTTTATCCGCTTCTTCAAGCAGCAGACCGGGATTACCCCCGGCCAGTATCGGAAACAGGCACACGCTTCCACTCCGGAAGAATAA
- a CDS encoding nucleoside/nucleotide kinase family protein produces the protein MTEHHILINGIEVAARYSDRAVNGIFVPLLEKLTAIQRTAGRRILVLLAAPPGAGKSTLASFLERLSRERAGLCPVQAVGMDGFHRRQEYLLSHTTERDGKTIRMVEIKGAPVTFDLQKLLAAVRRVAAGEVCGWPVYDRLLHNPVEDALTVDGDIVLLEGNYLLLDEEGWRDLAAYADYTVSVSAGEELLRDRLIDRKLHTGVAEDAAVRFVDYSDMPNVRLCLARSAPADLQLRLDDLGDYRAEEK, from the coding sequence GTGACTGAACATCATATCCTGATCAACGGTATAGAGGTGGCTGCCCGTTACAGTGACCGGGCGGTGAACGGGATCTTCGTGCCGCTGCTGGAAAAGCTGACAGCCATACAGCGCACGGCGGGAAGACGGATCCTGGTGCTGCTTGCGGCACCGCCCGGAGCGGGCAAGAGTACGCTGGCCAGTTTCCTGGAGCGGCTCTCCCGGGAGCGGGCCGGACTGTGCCCCGTGCAGGCTGTCGGCATGGATGGATTCCATAGGCGGCAGGAATACCTGCTGAGTCATACGACGGAGCGGGACGGGAAAACGATCCGTATGGTGGAGATCAAGGGCGCTCCCGTGACCTTTGACTTGCAGAAGCTGCTTGCCGCGGTGCGGAGGGTCGCAGCCGGGGAAGTCTGCGGCTGGCCGGTCTATGACCGGCTGCTCCATAACCCGGTGGAAGATGCCCTGACGGTGGACGGGGATATTGTGCTGCTGGAGGGCAATTACCTGCTGCTGGACGAGGAAGGCTGGCGGGACCTGGCCGCGTATGCGGATTACACGGTATCCGTCAGCGCGGGGGAGGAACTCCTGCGGGACCGGCTGATTGACCGGAAGCTCCATACCGGCGTGGCGGAGGATGCCGCAGTCCGGTTTGTGGACTACAGCGATATGCCCAACGTCCGGCTGTGCCTGGCCAGATCGGCCCCGGCGGATCTGCAGCTCCGGCTGGATGATCTCGGGGATTACCGGGCGGAAGAAAAGTAA